A stretch of the Methanomassiliicoccales archaeon genome encodes the following:
- a CDS encoding glutamate--tRNA ligase — translation MDLDRISELVRKYTLQNAIMYGGKADVKAVMGKVLAEQPDLRPRAKEISAIVAEQVQKINQMSIEAQRKELELIDSSLLKKKAKIEKEHPLPELPGAEKGKVVMRFAPGPSGPLHIGHTRVAILNDEYVKRYEGTFINRIEDTNPEKIDPEAYDTIPEDLEWLGVKVHQTVIQSSRMELYYDIARKLIDMGKAYVCTCPVEEWRKLKEYGKACPHRELPKEVQHEEFDRMLSGHYPEEAAVLVVKTDLNHPNPAIRDFVGLRIVDSVPHPRTGDRYRVYPMMNFSVAIDDHFLGMTHVLRGKDHLNNTQRQEYIFRYFGWKIPWYHHYGLVSVPESILKTSIVARGIKAGEYSGWDDVRLGTVKALKRRGITPEAIRDYWLDCGIKDVDIQFSWDTLYAFNKQRIDHLANRYFFVWDPVLISIEGAEELESHAPLHPNYPERGMRRLKLKGSPIRVYLNRNDLESIGSRGRLRLKDLCNIEVEGNIAIYVGNDLSVLREGIRIVHWVPEYGIKTVVEMPDGSKKEGLSEPIPSSEVGNVIQFERFAFVRIEAVTPFIKAVFTHT, via the coding sequence ATGGATCTCGATCGAATCAGCGAACTCGTCCGGAAATACACGCTGCAGAACGCGATTATGTATGGCGGAAAGGCCGATGTTAAGGCGGTGATGGGGAAAGTTCTTGCGGAGCAACCGGATCTCAGGCCCAGAGCAAAAGAGATCTCAGCTATCGTAGCAGAACAGGTTCAAAAGATCAACCAAATGTCGATCGAGGCACAGCGAAAAGAGCTTGAGTTGATTGATTCCTCCCTTTTAAAGAAAAAAGCGAAAATCGAAAAAGAGCATCCTCTCCCAGAATTGCCGGGAGCGGAAAAAGGAAAGGTCGTCATGCGGTTTGCGCCCGGCCCATCTGGTCCTCTGCATATAGGCCATACGAGGGTTGCAATTCTTAACGATGAGTATGTGAAACGTTACGAAGGGACATTTATAAACAGAATTGAAGACACAAATCCCGAAAAAATCGATCCTGAGGCATATGATACGATCCCAGAAGATCTCGAATGGCTTGGCGTAAAGGTCCACCAGACCGTGATACAAAGTTCCCGTATGGAACTTTATTATGATATCGCGAGAAAACTCATCGATATGGGGAAGGCCTATGTCTGCACATGCCCGGTGGAGGAATGGAGAAAATTGAAGGAATATGGTAAGGCGTGCCCCCATCGGGAACTTCCGAAAGAGGTCCAACACGAAGAGTTCGATCGTATGCTTTCTGGTCATTATCCCGAGGAAGCCGCTGTTCTCGTCGTGAAAACGGACCTTAACCATCCAAATCCTGCGATTAGGGATTTCGTTGGCCTGCGCATTGTCGATTCAGTCCCTCATCCACGTACTGGTGACCGGTACAGAGTCTATCCAATGATGAATTTTAGTGTGGCGATTGACGATCATTTTCTAGGTATGACACATGTCCTCCGGGGGAAAGACCATTTGAATAACACGCAGCGGCAAGAGTACATTTTCAGGTATTTTGGATGGAAAATTCCATGGTATCACCACTATGGTCTTGTGTCAGTTCCAGAATCAATACTCAAGACATCGATTGTCGCACGGGGGATTAAGGCTGGTGAGTATTCAGGATGGGACGATGTGCGGCTAGGTACGGTAAAGGCGTTGAAGAGGCGAGGCATTACTCCCGAAGCGATTCGAGATTACTGGCTCGATTGCGGAATCAAGGACGTGGATATCCAGTTTTCTTGGGATACACTGTATGCGTTCAACAAGCAACGAATTGACCATCTGGCAAATAGGTATTTTTTCGTTTGGGATCCCGTGCTTATCAGCATCGAAGGCGCTGAAGAGCTGGAGTCGCATGCTCCACTTCATCCAAATTACCCAGAACGAGGCATGAGACGACTAAAACTGAAGGGCAGCCCCATCAGGGTATACCTGAATAGAAATGATCTCGAGTCTATTGGGTCGAGAGGAAGACTCCGGCTCAAAGATTTGTGCAATATTGAGGTCGAAGGAAATATTGCAATCTATGTTGGCAATGACCTTTCAGTGTTGAGGGAAGGAATCAGAATTGTCCACTGGGTTCCAGAATATGGTATCAAGACAGTCGTTGAAATGCCAGATGGATCAAAGAAGGAAGGTCTTTCAGAACCAATTCCGTCCAGTGAAGTCGGGAATGTGATTCAATTTGAGCGTTTCGCGTTTGTGAGAATCGAAGCAGTCACTCCTTTTATTAAGGCCGTTTTTACACATACCTAA